A region of the Selenomonadales bacterium genome:
CGTGGGAATAGGTGATGCCGTTGATGTCCACCTGCTGGTCAAAGGTGATGGTGTTGTAGTTGCCGGCGGCAGCCTGCAGGAACTGGTTCTTCAGGTTGGCGGCCACCATAGCCACCAGACCGCCGGTGCGCTCGCTGGCGTCCTCCAGATTCTGAGCCAGGGCGCACAGCTTGTCCACGATGTCCTCGCTGTCGGGAGCGAAGGTCATCACGTGGGTGTCGGCGTGCTCACCCTGGGAAGCCAGAGTGTACAGGCGGTTGATGCGGTAGGCATCCTGCTCGCGGGCCAGCTGGGTCTTGGCAAACTCACGGATGACGTTCTCCACGGTGGCGGGGAAGGAAACATCCTCGGGAGCGCTGTGGTCCAGGGCGAACTTGACGCCGCGGTCTTTGCGCTTGAGGCGGTCGATCAGTTCGTCGTGAAGACACTTGCCGAGATAAGTATCATCGTAGATATAGACGCTCGTGCCGTTGGCTTCGGGATTGACGAACGAGTCGATGTGGATGCTGAGGAAGAGGTCGGCATTATTTTTATTGCCGACATCGACACGTGCCTGAAGCTCTTCGTTCGTCGTCGCATAAGCATGTGCAACGTCGGTATCCTTTTTGCGTGTCATCAATACTTTTGCGCCTGCTTCGGTCAGATGTTTTTCAAGAAGCAAGGCGACCTTGAGCGTGACATCTTTTTCGAGCAGACCGTTTTGGCCGACAGCACCGCTGTCGGAACCGCCGTGACCGGCATCGACGACGATCGTTTTACCGCGAAGTCCTGGTTTGGCATGCTTTTTCGGCTTGTCCTTCTCCGAGATATCGGACGGATATATCACCGTGCCGTGCGGGAGGTCGTCAATGATCTCGAAATTGATCTCGAACGGGTTGGAAGACTGTTTGGCAGGCTCTTTCTTAGCCTGTTCGACACTTTTCTTCTCGGCTTCGATCGTTTTTTGGACGCGTTCTAATTCTTTTTTGACATTCTCGGGCGGTTTGTTGACGTTACCGAAATCCATGACAAGGCGGTCGGGGCCTTTCAGCGCGAACAGGTTGATCTGGTCGCTGAATACGGACGCATCAACGACGATACGAACGGTCTTGGCGTCGAACTGGCTGATGCGTACTTGCTGAACGAACTGCGAGCCTTGTACGGGAATGAGGCGCGGGGCATTCTGGGCGAGCCATGCGTTTTGGATATCGACGGCGAATCGGTCGGGATTCGACAGCGAAAAACTGCGGTAGGCGATCGCCTGTGAGCCGTCAACGACGATGCGTACATTGCCGTTTGAATGACCGACGCGGATATTCGAAATTTTATTCATGCCTGCGATCTTACTGCTGAAATCTTGTGCGGCCGCTGCGTTTTGTGCGGGCTGTGCAGGCGCATTGGCAAATGCCGTTGCGCAAAAGGTAACAGTTAAGAGCATCACAAGCAGCAGTGCGAGATAGCGTTTCATGGGACAACACCTTTCGATTCTGACTTGTGCAAAGAAAAAAGCTGTAGCATGGTACAGCTTTTATGACTATTATACAGCGATATGCAGGTCGTAGACAACCTTTTTTTGTAAAAAGATCGTATGGAAATCATTGTTATCGAAGTGCTTCTTTGAGCGTCTGCGCATTGGCTTCCATCTTTTTGAGATAATCGGTCATCGCATCGGCGGTAAGATCGCCTGTTACGACCGGGTCGAGCGTGTAGATGGCTGCGCCCGTTTCGCGTGCGATCGTCTGTGCCGTTTTTTCGTTATACTGCGGTTCGATGAAGATGACCTCAGTATTCGTTTCTTTCATCAAACGGATACAATCTTCAACATCCTTTGCCGACGGTTCATGCCCGTGCTCGGAGGCGATGACATCCGTAACGGTAAGACCGAGATCTTTGGCAAGGTAGAAGAACGATTCGTGCATCGTTACGAAAGAAGTCTTCGTCGCGCCGCGAACGGCATCATTCATCTTAGCTTGGAGTTGAGAGAGCTCGCCGATATAGCGTTTGCTGTTATGGCGATACGCATCGGCATATTCGGGATCGGCTGCCGTCAACGGGCCTGTGATATTCTCTATCTGACGGATCTTGTTCGGGATGCTGACCCAGACGTGCGGATTTTCGTGACCGTGACTGTCGGTCACAAGCGCAAGGTCGCGGCTGGCATCAATGATCTTGAGGTCGGGACGCGTACGCTGTACTTTGCTAAGGAACGATTCCATGCCTGCGCCGTTGACGATCATCAGGTCGGCACGTTCGAGCGTCTTGATATTTTCGGGTGTCAGCTGATAGTCATGCAGACAGCCGACTTGCGGTTTTGTCAAGCATATGACCTTGACGCCGGGGACGTCTTTCGTCAGCTGCAGGGCATCAATATACATCGGATAGAAGCTCGTCACGATCGTGAAACGTGCTTTTTTCGGTGGAGTGTCGCTATTGGTAGAGCAGCCGCCCGCGCAGCAGACGATGAAACAGAGCGATATGAGCAATGTAAGGATTCGTTTCATGGAAAGTTCCCTCCTATTTGGGAATTATTCTTATTTATACAGTATAAAACAAACAGAAGCGTGGAGCAAGGGAATGAAGAATAGAAAAAAATAATAATATAATAAATTTTTCTTATAATAAATAAAAATTATGGAAGGAATGTTGAGTTTGATGTAGAATAAATATTTACATACGATAGATTCGGAAAAAACAATATGAACGAATGGGGGAAAAAGGAAGATGGAACTACGGCAACTGGAGTATTTTTATATGGCAAGCAGTCTGCGCAATATCACACGTGCGGCGCAAAAATTGCATGTATCGCAGCCGAATATTACGGTAGCCATCCAGAAGCTCGAGAGTGAGCTTGGTGTACAGCTTCTCGATCGCAGCCAGAAGCTTCTTACGCTGACTCCTGAAGGGAAGGTATTTTTGTCGCGCATCGAGGTCGCATTGGAGAATATCCGCGATGCGGTGCGTGAGCTTGACGATTACAAGAATCTGCAAAAAGGTGCCGTTAAGATCGGGATTCCGCCTATTGTTGGTGCGTATCTGTTTCCGAAGATCTTCTCGCATTTTCAGCAGCATCATCCCTCGCTTGAACTGTCGATCGTAGAGGACGGTTCGATGTCGATCCGTCAGGCACTTGAGGACGGGGATCTTGACCTTGGGATGGTCATCACGACGGGGATCGGTAATCTCTTGTCTACACAGCCTATCTTAAAAGAAGAGATCGTCGTTTGCCTGCCTGCATCGCATCGCTTGGCATCGCGTGAAACGATCGCACTTGAAGAGCTCGCGGGCGAACCGCTTACGATGCTGAAAAAAGGTTCGTACCATCGTCATGTCCTGATGGAGGCGTTTAAAGAGCTTGGTATCACGCCGAATATCATTTTGTCGTCGAACCAGGTCGAAACGATCAAAGGTCTTGTTGCGCGTAAAGTCGGCGTTTCGTTCCTGCCGCGTGTCACGCTTGAGGAAAGCGAGAAGATCGTCGGTGTTCCGCTGGAAGAGCCGCTTTATATCGACATCGGTCTTGCGTGGAAAAAAGACCGCTACATCTCGCGTGCAGGTCGTGCATTCATTGACTTCTGCACGAACTATTTGTCGAAAAAATAAGAAAAAAGCTATCTGTCGAGTGATCGAAAGATAGCTTTTTGGCTATACGGAGGTGTAGATATGTCAGTATCTGTGATCGTTCCCGTTTATAATGCAGAACGTTTTTTGCCGAAGGCGATCGAGTCTGTTCTTTCACAGACGTATACGGATTGGGAATTGATCCTCGTTGATGACGGATCGACTGACGGGTCGCTCGGTATTTGTGAAACGTATGCGAAACGCGATAGGCGTATCAAGGTTTTTTCGCAGGATAATCAGGGGGTGTCGTCTGCACGTAATCTGGGGCTTGGATATGCCTGCGGAGCGTATGTCAC
Encoded here:
- a CDS encoding N-acetylmuramoyl-L-alanine amidase; the protein is MLLTVTFCATAFANAPAQPAQNAAAAQDFSSKIAGMNKISNIRVGHSNGNVRIVVDGSQAIAYRSFSLSNPDRFAVDIQNAWLAQNAPRLIPVQGSQFVQQVRISQFDAKTVRIVVDASVFSDQINLFALKGPDRLVMDFGNVNKPPENVKKELERVQKTIEAEKKSVEQAKKEPAKQSSNPFEINFEIIDDLPHGTVIYPSDISEKDKPKKHAKPGLRGKTIVVDAGHGGSDSGAVGQNGLLEKDVTLKVALLLEKHLTEAGAKVLMTRKKDTDVAHAYATTNEELQARVDVGNKNNADLFLSIHIDSFVNPEANGTSVYIYDDTYLGKCLHDELIDRLKRKDRGVKFALDHSAPEDVSFPATVENVIREFAKTQLAREQDAYRINRLYTLASQGEHADTHVMTFAPDSEDIVDKLCALAQNLEDASERTGGLVAMVAANLKNQFLQAAAGNYNTITFDQQVDINGITYSH
- a CDS encoding zinc ABC transporter substrate-binding protein translates to MKRILTLLISLCFIVCCAGGCSTNSDTPPKKARFTIVTSFYPMYIDALQLTKDVPGVKVICLTKPQVGCLHDYQLTPENIKTLERADLMIVNGAGMESFLSKVQRTRPDLKIIDASRDLALVTDSHGHENPHVWVSIPNKIRQIENITGPLTAADPEYADAYRHNSKRYIGELSQLQAKMNDAVRGATKTSFVTMHESFFYLAKDLGLTVTDVIASEHGHEPSAKDVEDCIRLMKETNTEVIFIEPQYNEKTAQTIARETGAAIYTLDPVVTGDLTADAMTDYLKKMEANAQTLKEALR
- a CDS encoding LysR family transcriptional regulator: MELRQLEYFYMASSLRNITRAAQKLHVSQPNITVAIQKLESELGVQLLDRSQKLLTLTPEGKVFLSRIEVALENIRDAVRELDDYKNLQKGAVKIGIPPIVGAYLFPKIFSHFQQHHPSLELSIVEDGSMSIRQALEDGDLDLGMVITTGIGNLLSTQPILKEEIVVCLPASHRLASRETIALEELAGEPLTMLKKGSYHRHVLMEAFKELGITPNIILSSNQVETIKGLVARKVGVSFLPRVTLEESEKIVGVPLEEPLYIDIGLAWKKDRYISRAGRAFIDFCTNYLSKK
- a CDS encoding glycosyltransferase family 2 protein — its product is MSVSVIVPVYNAERFLPKAIESVLSQTYTDWELILVDDGSTDGSLGICETYAKRDRRIKVFSQDNQGVSSARNLGLGYACGAYVTFMDSDDELDTGAFEACRQDGSGHGRLFDRLCCVKRCKRSPPACT